The following are from one region of the Salvia hispanica cultivar TCC Black 2014 chromosome 1, UniMelb_Shisp_WGS_1.0, whole genome shotgun sequence genome:
- the LOC125198416 gene encoding polyadenylate-binding protein RBP47B'-like gives MSAQTAPYHQPATLEEVRTLWIGDLPYWADENYLRAWFSHTGEVLSIKVIRNKITGQPEGYGLNWASSGIGERRTDGGPEHSIFVGDLAPDVTDYLLQETFRVSYPSVRGAKVVTDPNTGRSKGYGFVKFADETERNRAMVEMNGLYCSTRPMRISAAAPKKTAAGVQQPYPATKAIYPAPAYTTPVQPIPVDNDINNTTVFIGNLDPNVTEEELRQIFLQFGDIVYVKIPAAKGCGFVQFAARTSAEESIQRMQGTVIGQQVVRLFWGKGSPTAKQDAVGVWGQADPNQLSAYYAYGQGYDPMHMAPHKILQHMLGAYAGYGQSPHPGDDQLDVLYFPCLAKGIYV, from the exons ATGAGCGCACAAACGGCGCCGTATCACCAGCCTGCGACGCTGGAAGAAGTCCGTACTCTCTGGATTGGAGATTTGCCCTACTGGGCTGACGAGAACTATCTCCGTGCCTGGTTTTCCCACACCGGCGAG GTCCTCTCGATTAAAGTTATTCGCAACAAAATCACGGGCCAGCCTGAGGGTTATGG GTTGAATTGGGCATCTTCTGGGATAGGGGAAAGGCGTACTGATGGAGGACCTGAACACTCCATCTTTGTTGGAGATTTGGCACCAGATGTTACGGATTACCTGTTGCAGGAAACTTTCCGAGTTAGCTATCCATCAGTTAGAGGGGCCAAGGTTGTCACTGATCCAAATACTGGCCGTTCCAAGGGATATGGATTTGTTAAGTTTGCTGATGAAACAGAAAGAAATCGAGCAATGGTTGAGATGAATGGTCTCTATTGCTCGACTAGGCCCATGAGAATTAGTGCGGCAGCTCCAAAAAAAACAGCCGCTGGCGTCCAGCAGCCGTATCCTGCAACTAAAG CAATATATCCAGCTCCTGCTTACACAACTCCTGTGCAACCAATTCCAGTGGATAATGACATCAATAACACTACT GTTTTTATTGGTAATCTGGACCCTAATGTTACTGAGGAAGAATTGAGGCAGATATTCTTGCAGTTTGGGGATATTGTTTATGTCAAAATCCCTGCTGCCAAGGGATGTGGTTTTGTGCAGTTTGCTGCAAG GACATCAGCTGAAGAATCAATCCAGAGAATGCAGGGTACTGTGATTGGTCAACAAGTTGTCCGGCTTTTTTGGGGGAAAGGGAGCCCAACGGCAAAACAG GATGCTGTTGGTGTGTGGGGTCAGGCTGATCCAAATCAGTTGAGTGCTTATTATGCATACGGACAAGGCTATGATCCTATGCATATGGCGCCACACAAGATCCTTCAGCATATGCTCGGTGCATATGCTGGCTACGGACAATCCCCCCACCCAGGTGACGATCAACTTGATGTTCTTTATTTTCCATGCCTGGCTAAAGGTATATATGTGTGA